In Desulfobacterales bacterium, the genomic stretch GGTCTGGGAGGCGCCGGTGGCGCCGATGGGGTGTCCCTTGGCCTTTAATCCGCCGGAAATGTTGATGGGGATTTTCCCGTCGATCTTGGTCTCGCCCTTTTCCCAGAGTTCGCCGCCTTTGCCGTTTTCCGCAAAACCCATGTTTTCCGCCGCGATAATGCTGGCAATGCTGAAGCAGTCGTGGAGTTCGCAGAGGTCGATGTCCTCCGGGCCGATGCCGGCCATATCATAGGCCTGTTTGACTGAGAGCTCCCGGGCCCGAATCCGCGGCAGGAAAGGCGCCTGGGCACTCATTTTAGGGGAGGAGGCCTGGCCGATGCCGGTGATGTAGACCGGTTTGTCGGTAAGCTGTTTGGCTTTTTCTTCAGAGGCCAGCACCAGGACGGCCGCGCCGTCGGAGAAGGGACAGCAGTCTAAGAGCCTTAAGGGGGAGGCCACCACAAAGCCCTTGGACACCTGATCCATAGTGATTTCCTTGTGCTTGAACTGCGCGTGCGGGTTTTTGGTGCCGTAGAAATGGGACTGCACGGATATCATGGACATCTGCTCCCGGAGCCGTTCCATGGCAACCTCGTATTTGTATGCATAAAGATTGGCCAGCAGGGCGAAGTAAGCGGGAAACGTAATACCTGCCGGAAACTCATATTTAGCGTCGCTGCCCATGGCAAAGGTCCGGGTGGCGAGCGGCGTGCCCATGGCGGTGGCCTTTTCCGTGCCGCCCACCAGCACCACATCATAGAAGCCCGAGGCCACCCACATGAATGCGTCCCGGATGGCCAGGGTGGCGGACGCGCAGGCCCCCTCGAACCGGGTGGCGGGCACGTGATGGCAGCCCAGTTCATTGGCGATATAGGATTGAATCATGCCCTGGCCTTCGGCAAAGTCGCCGAACACGTTGCCGCAGTAAAGGGCCTGGATATCCTTCGGGACGACCGAAGCCTCCTGCATGGCCTCGGTCCCTGCCTCGCAAAACATTTCAACCTCTGTTTTCGGCGCATCGGACATAAAATCGGTATGCCCGGTGCCCACGATGGCAACTTTTCTCATGGTAGTCTCCTTTGAAGTTATTAAAAACATCCTTTAAGTCCACAAACCCTACACCCTTTTTATTTCGCCGGCATCCTGAGGGCGGAGTCCAGCCGGATGGTCTCGCCGTTTAGCACCGGATTGGCGATAATGGACTGAACCATCTGCGCAAATTCCGAGGGCTTGCCGAAGCGCGACGGAAACGGGAGCTGGGCTTCCAGGGACTCCCGGACCTTATCGCCCAGGGCCGCAAACATCGGGGTGTCAAACAGCCCGGGCGCGATGGTGATCACGCGGATGCCGTGATCGGCGAATTCCCTGGCAATGGGCAGCGTCATGCCGACAATTCCGGCTTTGGAGGCGGCATAGGCCACCTGGCCCACCTGGCCTTCAAAGGCGGCGACAGAGGCGGTGTTGATGACAATGCCGCGCTCGCCCTCTTCATTCGGGGTGTTCTCGATCATGTGCGGGGCGGCCAGCCGGATGACGTTGAAGGCACCCACCAGGTTGACCTGGATGGTTTTGGTGAATTTATTGAGATCCATGGGGCCTTTTTTGCCGACCACCTTGGCCGGGATGCCGATACCGGCGCAGTTGATGACCCCGTTGATCGCGCCGAACGCATCCATGGTTTTCTGAACGCCGGCCTGAACCGAGGTCTCATCCGAGACATCCGTGTGACAGTAGATGGCCGCATTTCCCAGTTCCTTTGCGAGCGCCTCGCCGTTTTCATCCGAGAGATCGAAAATGGCGGCATTTCCGCCGTCCGCCACCAGGCTGCGCACTGTGGCCTCGCCCAGTCCGGACGCGGCGCCGGTGACAATAAATGTGTTTCCCTTGACCTCCATTTTAAAGCCTCCTTTCCTCAAGTATTGCGTAATGATTCTATGCCTGATGCCATTAACTTAAGTTTTGAAGTGAGCGCGGCTGTCATTTCGAGCGGCAGCGAGAAATCTTTTAACTGGATAATTTTT encodes the following:
- a CDS encoding propanoyl-CoA acyltransferase; amino-acid sequence: MRKVAIVGTGHTDFMSDAPKTEVEMFCEAGTEAMQEASVVPKDIQALYCGNVFGDFAEGQGMIQSYIANELGCHHVPATRFEGACASATLAIRDAFMWVASGFYDVVLVGGTEKATAMGTPLATRTFAMGSDAKYEFPAGITFPAYFALLANLYAYKYEVAMERLREQMSMISVQSHFYGTKNPHAQFKHKEITMDQVSKGFVVASPLRLLDCCPFSDGAAVLVLASEEKAKQLTDKPVYITGIGQASSPKMSAQAPFLPRIRARELSVKQAYDMAGIGPEDIDLCELHDCFSIASIIAAENMGFAENGKGGELWEKGETKIDGKIPINISGGLKAKGHPIGATGASQTCEVVRQLRGDMAAEGRQVEGAKTGLVDTLGGDGIISNLILQTGV
- a CDS encoding 3-hydroxyacyl-CoA dehydrogenase, with product MEVKGNTFIVTGAASGLGEATVRSLVADGGNAAIFDLSDENGEALAKELGNAAIYCHTDVSDETSVQAGVQKTMDAFGAINGVINCAGIGIPAKVVGKKGPMDLNKFTKTIQVNLVGAFNVIRLAAPHMIENTPNEEGERGIVINTASVAAFEGQVGQVAYAASKAGIVGMTLPIAREFADHGIRVITIAPGLFDTPMFAALGDKVRESLEAQLPFPSRFGKPSEFAQMVQSIIANPVLNGETIRLDSALRMPAK